Genomic window (Streptomyces liliiviolaceus):
CTCCACATCATCCGGAAAAGGAACCGGCCCGAACACAGGTGGTGCTCGGGCAGGTACATGACTGGGTGGTGCAGGGCGAAGCTATCTCCCGGCATCCCTGGCCAGCAATGACTTACGGGGATGTCTTGTGGGACGCCGGAACCGAGTTCCGAAAGAAGTGCCCGGTGTTGAACCGCTCCCCGTGCCGCGCCGTGACGTTGAGCAGGGAGCACGAGCACCGTCGAGCCCCCTGTTGGATCACGCCCGGGGGACCTAGCATCGCCACCCGGCCCACGTGATCCACGTCACCGTGAGGTCAGAGATCAGCCATGCCCGAAGCCAGCCCGCCCGCCGATCCGGACAGACCCCCGTCCGGTACCGGACCCGCACCCGACCCCGCCTCAGAACCCGCACCCGCAACGCGAGGAGACTCCGTGGCCACCGACGCACCACCCCCCTCGAAAGCCGAACCTCATCTCCCGACCACAGCGGAGTTCGTCGAGGTGCAGGAGAGCGCCGAGTTCGGTGAGCTGCGCCGCGCCCACCGCTCCTTCGCCTTCCCGCTGACCATCGGCTTCATCAGCTGGTACCTGCTGTACGTCCTGCTGTCGATCTACGCGGACGACTTCATGGGCACCAAGCTGTTCGGCAACTTCAACGTCGCCTTCGTGCTGGGCCTCGCCCAGTTCCTCACCACGTTCCTCATCGCCTGGTGGTACGAGCGTCACTCCTCGTCCAAGCTCGACCCCAAGGCCGAGGCGATCAAGTCCCGGATGGAGGGCGGCGCATGAGCCCCGCGATCGGTCAGGTACAGCTCGCACAGGCGCAGCTCGCGGCGGGGGAGGCCAGCGAGCACCGGCCGCTGATCATCTCCCTGTTCGCGGTCTTCGTCGTCGCGACCCTCGTCATCACCGTCTGGGCGGGCCGGC
Coding sequences:
- a CDS encoding DUF485 domain-containing protein, with protein sequence MATDAPPPSKAEPHLPTTAEFVEVQESAEFGELRRAHRSFAFPLTIGFISWYLLYVLLSIYADDFMGTKLFGNFNVAFVLGLAQFLTTFLIAWWYERHSSSKLDPKAEAIKSRMEGGA